The DNA segment AACTGGCCAGACTTTTCTGCATGGCCAATACCGGACTGTCTACAGGACTATTTGCGACAGGAGAGATGCTGGTTCCGTCTTTGGCTTTTATGGCCACTGAGGTGCTTTGCGCGATGGCATCCTTACCAACAAAAGCGCTGACGGCCAGAGTGGAGATGGAAGCGGTAAGTACGATCCAGAGTACAAACTGTGTTAGTCCCACCAGGGCGATTCCAATGATTTTACCCATCATCAGCTGGAAAGGCTTTACCGAAGAGATCATTACTTCGATGATTCTGCTCGTTTTCTCTTCAATGACACCACGCATTACCTGTATGCCGTATAAAAGAATGAACATAAACATGAATATCCCGGCCGCTGTTCCAATAATGGTGCTGGCACCAGCACTGGAATCTTCTTCTTTTCCCGTCTCACCGATCTTTTTAGTGTCAATATTCACATCAGTTTTTAAGCCATCCAGGTCGGTCTGAGAAATGCCTGATGCTTTTAATTTCTGCGTGCGGATCAGTTCTTCGATATCTCCTGATACGCGGTTGCTGAGGGAAAGTCCGGCTTGCTTACTGCCGATCAATTGTATTCCCTTAGGGGAACTGATGTCGAATTCCGGGAGGTAAAGAATATAATCGTATTTGGTTGTCTTTAAAGAGGACTTCATTGCCTCCAGCGATTCATTGACATAGGTGTATCCTATATTTTTAGTCGGCTGGAGTTTCTCCGTTAAAGATTTGTTGTTGTTGACTACGGCGACTTTATTAAAGGTTCCCTTTACTCCCTGAATGGAAAAGTAAATGATCAGCCCATAAAAACCGGCAACGATCAGCGGTGTAATTAAAGTCATGATGATGAACGACTTCTTTTTTACCCTGGATAAGTATTCTCTTTGTATGATGAGTAAGATTTTGTTCATGGCTTTTGGTCTGTTTGGGTTACTTTTTGAATGAAAATATCGTTCATGGTAGGGATTACTTCATCCAGGCGATTGATGGATAC comes from the Pedobacter sp. FW305-3-2-15-E-R2A2 genome and includes:
- a CDS encoding ABC transporter permease, whose amino-acid sequence is MNKILLIIQREYLSRVKKKSFIIMTLITPLIVAGFYGLIIYFSIQGVKGTFNKVAVVNNNKSLTEKLQPTKNIGYTYVNESLEAMKSSLKTTKYDYILYLPEFDISSPKGIQLIGSKQAGLSLSNRVSGDIEELIRTQKLKASGISQTDLDGLKTDVNIDTKKIGETGKEEDSSAGASTIIGTAAGIFMFMFILLYGIQVMRGVIEEKTSRIIEVMISSVKPFQLMMGKIIGIALVGLTQFVLWIVLTASISTLAVSAFVGKDAIAQSTSVAIKAKDGTSISPVANSPVDSPVLAMQKSLASLDLTKIILVFIFFFIGGYLFYSALYAAIGSAVDSETETQQFMMPVMMPLLVGYALSLSVVTNDPYGPIAFWLSMIPFTSPIAMVVRLPYGVPDWQLALSMLILVIGFIGTVWLASRIYRVGILMYGKKTSLKEMIKWFTYKN